A part of Synergistaceae bacterium genomic DNA contains:
- a CDS encoding UxaA family hydrolase — MKQEFMGYKRPNGSVGIRNYLAVIPSVFCANTTVGKIAAQVEGAVALPHAVGCAQVGFDLELTARTLKSMACHPNVGAVIVVGLGCERFNPQELYDAVKENGKPVALFVIQDEGGTTATIRKAVDKAREFKAILDQDRRTPCPLSSLMMGTKCGGTDATSGLAANPAVGNAADRIVAAGGSAILSELNELLGTEDFLARRAVSPQVADKIYSAIYEIEDVLRSGLDPTLPENRNHLISRGNFDGGVSSIVEKALGGVHKSGTSPIVDVIEYAVPPDPSLKGLFLMNYESHDGEVVTGMIGCGAQLVAFTTGRGNPTGHPVAPVIKITGNEKTWRSMEENFDFNASGIISQGRSVEETGEELLELILRIAGGEETTAEKIGGTELFCVGRRHGYHRKSREELWAGHSCPS; from the coding sequence ATGAAACAGGAATTTATGGGATATAAGCGTCCGAACGGTTCTGTGGGCATTCGCAACTACCTTGCCGTGATCCCGTCGGTGTTCTGCGCCAATACCACGGTGGGTAAAATCGCCGCTCAGGTGGAGGGAGCCGTCGCGCTGCCCCATGCGGTGGGCTGCGCGCAGGTGGGATTTGACCTGGAGCTGACCGCGCGCACGCTCAAGTCCATGGCGTGCCACCCAAACGTGGGGGCCGTCATCGTCGTCGGCCTCGGCTGCGAACGCTTCAACCCGCAGGAACTGTACGACGCGGTGAAGGAAAACGGTAAACCCGTGGCCCTGTTCGTTATTCAGGACGAAGGCGGCACCACCGCCACCATCCGGAAAGCCGTGGACAAGGCTCGGGAGTTCAAGGCCATCCTCGATCAGGACCGGCGGACTCCCTGCCCTCTCTCCTCTCTGATGATGGGGACGAAATGCGGAGGGACCGACGCCACCAGCGGGCTGGCGGCCAACCCTGCCGTTGGAAACGCGGCGGACCGCATCGTGGCGGCGGGGGGCAGCGCGATTCTTTCCGAGCTCAACGAGCTCTTGGGAACGGAGGATTTCCTCGCGCGACGGGCCGTCAGTCCGCAGGTCGCCGATAAAATCTACTCCGCCATTTATGAAATCGAGGACGTACTCCGCAGCGGGCTGGACCCCACGCTTCCGGAAAACCGCAACCACCTCATCTCCCGGGGAAATTTCGACGGCGGCGTCAGCAGCATCGTAGAGAAAGCGCTGGGCGGAGTTCACAAATCCGGCACATCTCCCATCGTCGACGTCATCGAGTACGCCGTCCCCCCTGACCCCTCTCTGAAGGGTCTGTTCCTGATGAACTACGAAAGCCACGATGGAGAAGTGGTGACCGGCATGATCGGCTGCGGCGCGCAGCTCGTGGCGTTCACCACCGGCAGAGGGAACCCCACGGGGCATCCTGTCGCCCCGGTGATCAAAATCACGGGCAACGAAAAAACCTGGCGCAGCATGGAGGAAAATTTCGACTTCAACGCCAGTGGAATCATCTCTCAGGGGCGCTCCGTGGAGGAGACGGGCGAAGAGCTTTTGGAGTTGATCCTTCGCATCGCCGGCGGGGAGGAAACCACCGCCGAAAAAATTGGGGGAACCGAGCTGTTCTGTGTGGGGCGTCGTCACGGCTACCACAGAAAAAGCAGGGAAGAACTGTGGGCGGGACATTCCTGTCCGAGCTGA
- a CDS encoding tripartite tricarboxylate transporter TctB family protein yields the protein MKSTTQHYLFSAFSMALSLFFLQKSLSMSRTAARFPQLIAGLVLILALAMAFQTWKRAPGFGGEEKEPSAPIHHVRVAVYVAAMVLYIFLIPRLGYFIATPLFMLVSYGYFRATGPVRTVLICLGFPVFIYLLFVLFLKLPIPLGLME from the coding sequence GTGAAATCGACAACGCAGCATTATTTGTTTTCGGCTTTCAGCATGGCGCTGAGCCTCTTCTTTTTGCAAAAATCCCTTTCAATGTCCAGAACGGCGGCTCGTTTTCCCCAGCTTATCGCGGGACTGGTGCTGATTCTGGCCCTTGCCATGGCGTTCCAGACCTGGAAACGCGCTCCGGGATTCGGCGGGGAGGAGAAAGAGCCGTCTGCGCCGATCCATCACGTTCGGGTGGCGGTTTACGTGGCGGCTATGGTTCTTTATATTTTCCTCATCCCGCGCCTGGGCTATTTCATCGCCACACCGCTTTTCATGCTGGTTTCCTACGGGTATTTCCGCGCCACCGGCCCGGTCAGGACGGTACTGATCTGCCTGGGTTTTCCCGTCTTCATCTACCTGTTGTTCGTCCTTTTCCTCAAACTCCCCATTCCCCTGGGACTGATGGAGTGA
- the prfA gene encoding peptide chain release factor 1 — MDLVSKLKALEQDYIDIEKKLADPVNASDPKELQSLGKKHAQLEPVVEKFRNYCAIQQSIAEARELLKSGEPDMEALAAEEIERLSPQIDGFENELKLLLLPKDPNDEKRVIVEIRAGTGGEEAALFASDLYRMYNRFCERQRWRIEVLDSNETGIGGYREIIFRVDSEGAYSRLKFESGVHRVQRVPVTEAGGRIHTSAATVAVLPEVEDVEVDIRQEDLKIDTYRSSGAGGQHVNMTDSAVRITHIPTGIVVTCQDERSQIKNRARAMTYLKTKLYDMELQKQTSNLASERRGQIGSGDRSERIRTYNYPQNRITDHRINLTLYKLDYYLDGDLYEMMDAMMLAEQTERLHHLEI, encoded by the coding sequence ATGGATCTGGTAAGCAAACTGAAAGCACTGGAACAGGACTATATCGACATCGAGAAAAAACTGGCCGATCCGGTCAACGCGTCGGATCCCAAAGAGCTTCAGTCTCTTGGCAAAAAACACGCCCAGCTGGAGCCGGTAGTAGAAAAATTTCGCAATTATTGCGCCATTCAGCAGAGTATCGCGGAGGCCAGAGAACTGCTCAAAAGCGGAGAACCGGACATGGAGGCTCTGGCCGCCGAGGAAATCGAGCGTCTGTCCCCTCAAATCGACGGCTTCGAAAACGAGCTGAAGCTGCTGCTCCTGCCGAAGGATCCCAACGACGAAAAACGCGTCATCGTTGAAATTCGGGCCGGCACCGGAGGAGAAGAGGCGGCGCTTTTCGCCTCGGACCTCTATCGCATGTACAACCGGTTCTGCGAGCGTCAGCGCTGGCGCATCGAAGTTCTGGATTCCAACGAAACGGGAATCGGCGGCTACAGGGAGATCATCTTTCGGGTGGACAGCGAGGGGGCCTACAGCCGGCTCAAATTTGAAAGCGGCGTGCACCGCGTTCAGAGGGTTCCCGTGACGGAGGCCGGCGGCCGTATTCATACCTCCGCGGCCACGGTGGCCGTGCTGCCGGAGGTGGAAGACGTGGAGGTGGACATCCGTCAGGAGGACCTGAAGATCGACACCTACCGATCCAGCGGGGCCGGAGGACAGCACGTGAACATGACGGACTCCGCCGTGCGCATCACCCACATTCCCACGGGGATCGTCGTCACCTGCCAGGATGAACGCTCACAGATCAAGAACCGCGCCAGGGCCATGACGTACCTCAAAACGAAGCTCTACGACATGGAGCTGCAGAAGCAGACGTCGAATCTGGCGTCCGAGCGCCGCGGACAGATCGGATCGGGAGATCGCTCCGAGCGCATTCGCACTTACAACTACCCTCAGAACCGCATCACGGACCACCGGATCAACCTCACCCTCTACAAGCTGGACTATTATCTGGACGGCGACCTCTACGAAATGATGGACGCCATGATGCTGGCGGAGCAGACGGAGCGGCTGCACCACCTGGAAATATGA
- a CDS encoding tripartite tricarboxylate transporter permease, translated as MFANVILGLTNVFSLHNFLAIAFGTFLGLVVGAMPGLSATMAIALLVPVTFAMPPDTGISMLASIYMGAMYGGSIAAVLIRTPGTPAAAATTVDGYPMAQRGEAGRALGISLTASFVGGVVSSCVLLTLAPILGWVAVMFGPVELFGIAVLGMTILASLSQGSVIKGLLAGTIGLLFSTVGMDSITGIPRFTLGNINLFGGIPFTVALIGLFSIPQALRLIEKDSDGAVQTNRITDKILRPWSEVKMLLPTFLRSSIIGVFTGIIPGTGGDTACWFAYNEAKRRSDEPDSFGKGSPYGIAAPEAANNAVVGGALVPTITLGIPGSSSTAVLMGGLMIHGIMPGPSLMTEYAGVTYTLIWAVLLSTVVMFVEGLFFTKACIFVTRIGNKVLSVAVVVLCVIGAFAINNNLFEVGLMLAFGILGYFMDKIKIPVAPLVVGLILGRMLDVSLHQSLLISQGSWMIFLTNPICAVLLLLALISLIQSTPMYVAWRRKRRARA; from the coding sequence ATGTTTGCGAATGTAATTCTGGGACTCACCAACGTCTTTTCGTTGCACAATTTTCTGGCTATCGCCTTTGGGACTTTTCTGGGGCTGGTGGTAGGCGCCATGCCGGGCCTCTCCGCCACGATGGCCATTGCCCTTCTCGTGCCGGTGACCTTCGCCATGCCCCCCGACACCGGCATCAGTATGCTGGCCTCCATCTACATGGGCGCCATGTACGGCGGCTCCATCGCCGCGGTGCTGATCCGGACGCCCGGAACTCCGGCGGCGGCGGCCACCACCGTAGACGGGTATCCCATGGCGCAGAGAGGCGAAGCGGGCCGCGCTCTGGGCATTTCTCTGACGGCCTCCTTCGTGGGAGGGGTGGTCAGTTCCTGCGTCCTCCTCACCCTTGCCCCCATCCTGGGCTGGGTCGCCGTTATGTTTGGCCCCGTGGAGCTTTTCGGCATCGCCGTTCTGGGCATGACCATCCTGGCGTCCCTGTCTCAGGGTTCCGTCATCAAGGGGCTGCTGGCAGGGACCATCGGACTTCTCTTTTCTACCGTGGGCATGGACTCCATCACGGGTATTCCCCGCTTCACCCTGGGAAACATCAACCTGTTTGGCGGAATTCCCTTTACCGTGGCGCTTATCGGACTGTTCTCCATTCCCCAGGCCCTTCGCCTGATCGAGAAGGACTCGGACGGCGCCGTTCAGACGAATCGCATCACGGACAAAATTCTTCGCCCCTGGAGCGAGGTCAAAATGCTTCTGCCCACGTTTCTTCGCTCTTCGATTATCGGCGTCTTCACGGGGATCATCCCCGGGACCGGCGGGGACACGGCCTGTTGGTTCGCCTACAACGAGGCGAAGCGGCGGTCCGACGAGCCGGATTCCTTCGGGAAGGGTTCTCCTTACGGCATAGCCGCGCCGGAGGCCGCCAACAACGCCGTAGTAGGCGGAGCTCTGGTTCCCACCATCACTTTGGGCATTCCCGGCAGCTCCTCCACCGCCGTCCTCATGGGAGGTCTGATGATTCACGGGATCATGCCCGGCCCGTCGCTGATGACGGAGTACGCCGGAGTGACCTACACCCTGATCTGGGCCGTGCTGCTCTCTACCGTCGTCATGTTCGTCGAAGGCCTGTTCTTCACGAAAGCCTGTATTTTTGTCACGCGGATCGGGAACAAGGTGCTCTCCGTGGCGGTGGTGGTCCTTTGCGTGATCGGCGCCTTCGCCATCAATAACAACCTTTTCGAGGTGGGGCTGATGCTGGCTTTCGGAATCCTGGGCTACTTCATGGACAAAATAAAAATCCCCGTGGCGCCCCTGGTTGTCGGGCTCATTCTGGGGAGGATGCTGGACGTGAGCCTGCACCAGTCGCTGCTCATCAGTCAGGGTTCCTGGATGATCTTCCTCACCAACCCCATTTGCGCCGTTCTGCTGCTGCTGGCGCTGATCTCGCTCATCCAGTCCACCCCCATGTACGTGGCATGGCGCAGGAAGCGCCGCGCCAGAGCCTGA
- a CDS encoding lactate racemase domain-containing protein, giving the protein MSAVDSLLDPVPVPKIVKVRQIFERPKVENVEEEVARKLRDSGALNAVKPGWKVAITGGSRGISNMPLVLRTVAEMVKNAGGEPFVFPAMGSHGGASAEGQRHVLENLGITEDRLGVPIRATMETVELGLSENGRPVYLDKYANEADAIVVVNRIKPHVAFRGPYESGIMKMITIGMGKQKGADYAHMLGFGKMAENVPSIAKVVIAKKNILCAVGLLENAFHETAEIVVMKASEIESREPLLLKKAWTLYPKLYFDKLDVLVIDEIGKDISGTGFDTNVVGRYHTPFASGGPEITRAVVLDITDRSGGNANGLGIVDFTTQRAYRKFDFEQTYPNSLTSTVPLSVKIPMVLKNDRQAIQAAIKTSNVLDRTKITLARIKNTTALGEIEASESLLDYIREHPKLEAEGGAREFEFDQSGNLF; this is encoded by the coding sequence ATGTCGGCTGTTGATTCGCTTCTGGACCCTGTGCCCGTCCCGAAGATCGTGAAAGTGAGGCAAATTTTCGAGCGTCCCAAAGTGGAGAACGTGGAGGAGGAAGTCGCCCGGAAGCTGAGAGACAGCGGCGCTCTGAACGCTGTGAAACCGGGGTGGAAGGTGGCGATCACGGGCGGCAGCCGGGGAATCAGCAACATGCCGCTGGTTCTGCGAACGGTGGCGGAAATGGTCAAAAACGCGGGAGGCGAGCCCTTCGTTTTTCCTGCCATGGGCAGCCACGGCGGCGCTTCCGCCGAAGGGCAGCGTCATGTTCTGGAGAATCTGGGAATTACGGAGGACCGCCTGGGCGTTCCGATACGGGCCACCATGGAGACGGTGGAGCTGGGCCTCTCAGAAAACGGGCGTCCCGTCTACCTGGACAAATATGCCAACGAGGCCGACGCCATCGTCGTGGTGAACCGGATCAAGCCCCACGTGGCCTTCAGAGGTCCTTACGAGAGCGGAATCATGAAGATGATCACCATCGGCATGGGCAAGCAGAAGGGCGCGGATTACGCGCACATGCTGGGCTTCGGCAAAATGGCCGAAAACGTCCCCTCCATCGCGAAGGTCGTCATCGCGAAGAAAAATATCCTTTGCGCCGTGGGACTGTTGGAAAATGCCTTTCATGAAACGGCAGAGATCGTCGTGATGAAAGCTTCCGAAATAGAATCCCGGGAGCCGCTGCTTTTGAAGAAAGCCTGGACGCTGTACCCGAAGCTGTATTTCGACAAACTGGACGTCCTGGTCATCGACGAGATCGGAAAGGACATCAGCGGCACCGGGTTCGACACCAACGTGGTGGGACGCTACCATACGCCTTTCGCGTCAGGCGGGCCTGAAATCACCCGCGCCGTGGTGCTGGACATCACGGACCGGTCCGGAGGCAACGCCAACGGTCTGGGCATCGTGGACTTCACCACTCAAAGGGCTTACAGGAAGTTCGACTTCGAACAGACCTACCCGAACTCTCTGACGTCCACCGTGCCGCTCAGCGTCAAGATTCCGATGGTCCTCAAAAACGACCGGCAGGCCATCCAGGCGGCCATAAAAACCAGCAACGTCCTTGACCGGACGAAGATAACCCTGGCGCGCATCAAAAACACCACCGCTCTGGGCGAAATAGAAGCCTCGGAAAGTCTGCTGGATTATATCCGGGAACATCCGAAGCTTGAGGCGGAGGGCGGAGCGCGCGAGTTCGAATTCGATCAGTCGGGCAATTTGTTCTGA
- the prmC gene encoding peptide chain release factor N(5)-glutamine methyltransferase translates to MSVPMSVPLAEARRYLISELRNAQIENPFQEADLILARLLNFSRAAILGHPETILTCPQMLSIKKAVKRRVKREPLQYILGETCFYGRSFETRKGALIPRPETELLVELALEFFPADAAFDFLDWGTGSGCIGITLLLERFRAKGILAEKNPESLILAWNNLSRHRLFERSLLWHSRNPDDIPVPRGALDLVLSNPPYIPRPVIPGLMRDVRDYEPRMALDGGPDGLDYYRLLFHYAPLRLKPGGYLLFEIGNAEQSDSLKKMTPPSLEFVKEVRDYAHIPRCLAWKRNFQDSQYSGGRSSFGRFAVLTGPPEAPCRLPGR, encoded by the coding sequence ATGAGCGTCCCCATGAGCGTCCCCCTGGCCGAGGCGCGACGTTACCTGATCTCGGAACTGAGGAACGCGCAAATCGAAAATCCTTTTCAGGAGGCGGATCTGATTCTGGCCCGTCTCCTGAATTTTTCCCGAGCCGCGATTTTGGGCCATCCGGAGACGATTTTGACCTGTCCTCAAATGCTTTCCATCAAAAAAGCGGTCAAACGACGCGTGAAAAGAGAACCTCTTCAGTACATTCTGGGAGAAACCTGCTTTTACGGCAGATCCTTCGAAACGCGAAAAGGCGCTTTGATTCCCCGTCCGGAGACGGAGCTCCTGGTGGAGCTGGCTCTGGAATTTTTTCCCGCCGACGCCGCCTTCGATTTTCTCGACTGGGGGACGGGCAGCGGCTGCATCGGGATCACTCTGCTTCTGGAACGGTTTCGCGCAAAAGGGATCCTGGCCGAAAAAAATCCGGAGTCTCTGATTTTGGCGTGGAACAATCTGTCGCGGCATCGCCTTTTCGAACGGAGTCTTTTATGGCATTCCCGAAATCCCGATGACATTCCCGTCCCCAGGGGCGCTCTGGATCTGGTCCTCAGCAATCCTCCCTACATCCCCAGGCCGGTCATTCCAGGGCTCATGCGCGACGTCCGCGATTACGAACCCCGCATGGCTCTCGACGGAGGCCCGGACGGTCTGGATTATTACCGTCTGCTTTTTCATTACGCGCCTCTCCGGCTGAAGCCGGGGGGATATTTGCTCTTCGAAATCGGAAACGCGGAACAGTCCGACAGCCTCAAAAAAATGACCCCTCCCTCACTGGAATTTGTGAAAGAGGTGAGAGACTACGCCCATATCCCCCGCTGTCTGGCCTGGAAAAGAAATTTTCAGGACTCTCAATACTCAGGGGGTCGGAGCTCGTTCGGCCGCTTTGCGGTCCTCACTGGCCCCCCCGAGGCCCCCTGCAGATTACCGGGCAGGTAA
- a CDS encoding tripartite tricarboxylate transporter substrate binding protein translates to MGKSRYFLLAVMVCALVAVSGAAFAAYPDKPITVTQGFKAGGGSDTLAQLTQPYLEKVVGQSFVNQYIPGATGAIAWTQLAKTAKKDGYTISITNTPMLQTNYIMNPEITYTIDELEPLANVITDPGIIVVGKDSPYNTVDDFFRAVKENPGKITVGNSGVGGDDFFTTLIFEKASGMKVQMVPFEGDGPSWQAAMGGKIDASFNNVGIVYPQVKAGNLKALAIMTEERYASLPDVPTLKEKGFNVVSGSSRGYCAPKGVPEEVKKVMIEAFKKMATMPEFIKACEDRASIIDMKYGDDYSKMLHDQEAAFKLIWEEVREQYQGK, encoded by the coding sequence ATGGGAAAATCACGGTATTTTCTGCTGGCTGTAATGGTTTGCGCGCTGGTGGCCGTAAGCGGAGCGGCGTTCGCCGCGTATCCGGACAAGCCGATCACGGTCACGCAGGGATTCAAGGCCGGCGGTGGAAGCGACACCCTGGCGCAGTTGACGCAGCCCTATCTGGAGAAGGTCGTGGGACAGTCCTTCGTCAATCAGTACATTCCGGGAGCGACGGGGGCCATCGCCTGGACCCAGCTGGCGAAGACGGCGAAGAAGGACGGCTACACCATCAGCATCACCAACACCCCGATGCTCCAGACGAACTACATCATGAACCCCGAGATCACCTACACCATCGACGAGCTGGAGCCCCTCGCCAACGTCATCACGGACCCCGGTATCATCGTTGTCGGTAAGGACAGCCCCTACAACACCGTCGACGATTTTTTCAGGGCCGTGAAGGAGAACCCCGGCAAGATCACGGTGGGCAACTCCGGCGTGGGCGGAGACGACTTCTTCACCACCCTCATCTTCGAGAAGGCCAGCGGCATGAAGGTCCAGATGGTGCCTTTCGAGGGAGACGGCCCGTCCTGGCAGGCGGCCATGGGCGGCAAGATCGACGCCAGCTTCAACAACGTGGGGATCGTTTATCCGCAGGTCAAAGCCGGCAACCTGAAGGCTTTGGCAATCATGACCGAGGAGCGCTACGCGAGCCTTCCCGACGTTCCCACGCTGAAGGAAAAGGGATTTAACGTGGTGTCCGGTTCCTCACGGGGCTACTGCGCACCCAAAGGCGTTCCCGAGGAAGTCAAAAAGGTGATGATCGAAGCGTTCAAAAAGATGGCCACGATGCCGGAATTTATAAAAGCCTGCGAGGACCGCGCGTCCATCATCGACATGAAGTACGGCGACGACTACTCGAAGATGCTCCACGACCAGGAAGCCGCCTTCAAACTTATCTGGGAGGAAGTTCGGGAACAGTATCAGGGTAAATAG
- a CDS encoding methylenetetrahydrofolate reductase: protein MICQLYAQKRPVLSFEVFPPKQDSQIETIYATLDHLTGLSPDFISVTYGAAGSGNAHRTAEIASAVRKRGVEALAHLTCVSTDRNQINTILDNLKEKNIDDILAMRGDLPAGSSLPLSKDYRYASDLIEDIAGRGDFCIGAACYPEGHIDCDDFSVSLDHLRLKQDAGANFLISQLFFENDLFWNFLEKARLKGITLPISAGVMPIMSRSQIERMIFLCGASLPSKIIRLLHRYEHSPADLEKAGVEYAIAQMEDLVRGGAEGVHIYTMNKPHVAALAINRLRK, encoded by the coding sequence ATGATTTGTCAGCTTTATGCTCAAAAACGCCCCGTTCTGTCTTTCGAAGTTTTCCCCCCCAAACAGGACTCGCAGATAGAGACGATCTACGCCACGCTGGACCATCTGACGGGGCTTTCCCCCGATTTTATCAGCGTCACCTACGGCGCGGCGGGAAGCGGAAACGCGCATCGCACGGCCGAAATCGCTTCCGCCGTGCGAAAAAGGGGAGTCGAGGCACTGGCTCACCTCACCTGCGTTTCCACCGATCGAAATCAGATAAATACCATTCTGGACAATCTGAAAGAAAAAAATATAGACGATATTCTTGCCATGCGAGGAGATTTACCCGCCGGGTCGTCCCTGCCCCTGTCGAAGGATTACCGTTATGCCTCCGATTTGATCGAAGACATTGCGGGGCGTGGCGATTTCTGCATTGGAGCGGCATGTTATCCGGAAGGTCATATCGACTGCGACGATTTTTCCGTCAGCCTGGATCATCTTCGCCTCAAGCAGGATGCGGGGGCCAATTTTCTGATCAGCCAGCTTTTTTTTGAGAACGATCTGTTCTGGAATTTTCTGGAAAAAGCCAGGCTGAAGGGAATCACGCTGCCCATTTCCGCCGGGGTGATGCCGATCATGAGCCGCAGCCAGATTGAACGCATGATCTTCCTCTGCGGGGCGTCGCTGCCGTCGAAAATCATTCGTCTGCTGCACCGCTACGAACACAGCCCGGCGGACTTGGAAAAGGCGGGAGTGGAGTACGCCATCGCCCAGATGGAAGATCTGGTTCGCGGCGGCGCGGAGGGCGTTCACATCTACACCATGAACAAGCCCCACGTTGCCGCCCTTGCCATAAACCGTTTGAGGAAGTGA
- a CDS encoding PrpR N-terminal domain-containing protein, with protein sequence MSLVKILAVVPYQGMAEVMNRLAGARKDFQLTVRVGNIQTCRQVLRQESEWDYDVIVSRGGTAMMLRELVSVPVIEIEVSVYDALRCLKSVQGYNGRMAVVGFSNITECVRKLSEMMQYRLDICNITEQSDVEAELIRLRQQGIELVLCDQISRTHAEALGMNSILLTSDETEIVSAFDEAVRVCRLYGGFRRQNEMMRTLLFSQEHHMVCYDEKGGLLFSTLEQDSFYEGFSEELDKMVFEFWDYETLERDCRWKSVVLTLSSKRIFHHGIRCLLIRIGTSKNPLLTANRGVSISTRTDQILADISQIGSSVLMGDLGSLIAGCYGCTLPVLIIGEPGTGKDTIASLIYRHGPFGERMMVTVDCQTVSPRRWRNLLDRENSPLMRSGITLHLRLVNCLSEAQADMLLRFIEQTGLCRRSRMIFSCELTRGETEEGYICGYLKNHFSTITLRLPPLRQRQKDIPGLAALYINQVNLELGRQYIGFEPEALALLQSFGWDENLTQLSRVVRTLALTGEEPHIGKEEVRRVLKAELPRYAQSVAAGCAVVNLRQPLDEIIYDVVRLVLEDEDRNQSRTAARLGISRSTVWSVLKKGQRNHLQGISSDGFGQGFSV encoded by the coding sequence ATGAGTCTGGTAAAGATTCTGGCTGTTGTCCCTTACCAGGGGATGGCTGAAGTGATGAACCGTCTGGCGGGCGCTCGGAAGGATTTTCAGCTTACGGTGAGGGTGGGAAACATACAGACCTGCAGGCAGGTTCTGCGACAGGAAAGCGAGTGGGATTATGACGTCATCGTTTCCCGCGGGGGAACTGCCATGATGTTGCGCGAACTGGTCTCCGTCCCAGTAATAGAAATCGAAGTTTCGGTTTATGACGCGCTTCGATGTTTGAAGTCCGTGCAGGGATACAACGGCAGGATGGCGGTCGTCGGATTTTCCAATATAACCGAATGCGTCAGAAAATTGTCCGAGATGATGCAGTATCGCCTGGACATCTGCAACATCACGGAACAGAGCGACGTGGAAGCGGAGCTGATCCGCCTGAGGCAGCAGGGAATCGAACTGGTGCTGTGCGATCAGATCAGCCGGACCCACGCCGAGGCGCTGGGAATGAACTCCATCCTGCTGACGTCCGACGAAACGGAAATTGTCTCGGCTTTCGACGAAGCGGTGCGCGTCTGCCGGCTGTACGGCGGATTTCGCCGGCAGAACGAAATGATGAGAACGCTGTTGTTCTCGCAGGAACATCACATGGTTTGTTACGATGAAAAAGGAGGGCTTCTTTTTTCCACGCTGGAACAGGATTCCTTCTATGAAGGATTTTCTGAAGAGCTTGACAAAATGGTGTTCGAGTTTTGGGATTACGAAACGCTGGAGCGGGATTGCAGGTGGAAAAGCGTCGTCCTGACGCTCTCCTCGAAGCGGATATTTCACCACGGCATCAGATGTCTGCTGATCCGCATCGGGACGTCGAAAAATCCTCTGCTCACCGCGAACAGGGGCGTCTCGATTTCCACGCGGACGGATCAGATACTGGCGGACATCTCGCAGATAGGAAGCTCGGTGCTGATGGGGGATTTGGGGAGCCTGATCGCCGGTTGCTATGGATGTACGCTGCCGGTGTTGATTATCGGAGAGCCGGGGACCGGCAAAGACACGATCGCGTCACTGATTTATCGCCATGGCCCTTTTGGGGAGAGAATGATGGTGACGGTGGACTGTCAAACGGTTTCCCCACGCCGGTGGAGAAACCTGCTCGATCGGGAAAATTCCCCGCTCATGCGCTCCGGCATTACCCTTCATCTGCGTCTGGTGAACTGCCTCAGCGAGGCGCAGGCGGATATGCTGCTGCGATTCATCGAACAGACGGGGCTTTGCCGGCGCAGCCGGATGATTTTTTCCTGCGAGCTGACGCGGGGAGAAACAGAAGAAGGGTATATCTGCGGTTACCTCAAAAATCATTTTTCCACCATCACCCTGCGGCTGCCGCCTCTGAGGCAGCGGCAAAAGGATATTCCCGGTCTGGCCGCCCTGTACATCAATCAGGTCAACCTGGAGCTGGGCCGGCAGTACATTGGTTTTGAGCCGGAGGCTCTGGCTCTTTTGCAGAGTTTCGGGTGGGACGAAAACCTGACGCAGTTGAGCCGAGTGGTCCGGACACTTGCTCTGACGGGAGAAGAACCCCATATCGGCAAAGAGGAAGTTCGCCGGGTTTTGAAGGCGGAGCTCCCCCGATACGCTCAAAGCGTCGCAGCGGGCTGCGCAGTTGTCAACCTGCGGCAGCCCCTCGATGAAATTATCTACGACGTGGTGCGTCTGGTACTGGAAGACGAGGACAGAAATCAGAGCCGTACGGCCGCCCGACTGGGAATCAGCCGTTCAACGGTGTGGAGCGTCCTGAAAAAAGGACAGCGAAATCATTTACAGGGAATTTCTTCCGATGGTTTTGGTCAGGGTTTTTCCGTCTGA
- a CDS encoding UxaA family hydrolase: MLRKSLMINPMDSVVMVLEDAKKGDSVVTPKGTVTLVEDVEFAHKASISDMKKGQPVIKYGEEIGYLLKDVSAGSWIHVHNMGCDRGKI; this comes from the coding sequence ATGTTGCGTAAAAGTCTGATGATCAACCCGATGGACTCCGTCGTTATGGTACTGGAGGACGCCAAAAAAGGGGACTCCGTCGTGACGCCGAAGGGAACCGTCACGCTGGTGGAGGACGTGGAGTTCGCCCACAAGGCCAGCATTTCCGATATGAAAAAGGGTCAGCCTGTCATTAAATACGGAGAGGAGATTGGTTATCTGCTGAAGGATGTTTCCGCCGGAAGCTGGATTCACGTTCATAACATGGGCTGCGACCGCGGCAAAATATAA